In Zingiber officinale cultivar Zhangliang chromosome 3B, Zo_v1.1, whole genome shotgun sequence, a single window of DNA contains:
- the LOC121968592 gene encoding uncharacterized protein LOC121968592, with amino-acid sequence MKRLSTKELGKVEPSQPSHLSPPVSQPASSLGKAKAEAELVQSSQRCRSLSKDSESLEVAPAEPPTNLAQSPQPSTTTSGPPRSDSRSRLLKYFKEQPSAFSAKIPASSQSMPPPEAWPSLVTPEQCEAMRSMSTTELGKYEYSLLCQLLVCNWELMERIKPLSADYAESQAQETKLRSLAEYWEKKAKAVKAEKSYLSEQMTKVLIELDKSKAESEETRSKVEGVSAMLEGAMTKLEGARTELQLVAKEKASLAVKLEWYEGDELADRNVFEAGG; translated from the exons ATGAAACGGTTGTCCACCAAGGAGCTCGGTAAAGTGGAACCATCTCAGCCGTCCCATTTATCTCCTCCAGTCTCCCAGCCTGCCTCCTCCCTTGGAAAGGCTAAGGCTGAGGCTGAGCTAGTTCAAAGTAGCCAGCGATGCCGGTCGCTCTCCAAGGACTCAGAGTCCTTAGAGGTTGCTCCCGCAGAACCTCCAACAAACTTGGCGCAGAGTCCCCAGCCCTCAACCACGACTAGTGGGCCTCCTCGGTCAGATTCGAGATCGCGTCTTCTCAAATATTTTAAGGAGCAGCCATCAGCCTTCAGCGCGAAGATCCCCGCGTCTTCGCAGAGTATGCCGCCACCTGAAGCTTGGCCAAGTCTGGTTACGCCTGAGCAGTGCGAAGCTATGCGTAGTATGTCAACGACGGAGTTGGGGAAATACGAATATTCCTTACTGTGTCAG TTATTGGTGTGCAATTGGGAATTGATGGAGCGGATTAAGCCTCTCAGTGCAGATTATGCTGAGTCCCAAGCTCAAGAGACTAAGCTACGGTCCTTGGCTGAGTACTGGGAAAAGAAGGCTAAGGCAGTCAAAGCTGAAAAATCGTACCTCTCTGAGCAGATGACTAAGGTCCTAATTGAACTAGATAAGAGCAAGGCTGAATCGGAGGAGACTCGATCCAAGGTGGAAGGGGTAAGCGCTATGCTAGAGGGAGCCATGACCAAGCTGGAGGGGGCGAGAACTGAGTTGCAATTGGTTGCGAAGGAGAAGGCATCTCTCGCAGTCAAGTTAGAGTGGTACGAGGGGGATGAGTTGGCTGACAGAAATGTTTTCGAAGCAGGTGGATGA
- the LOC121968593 gene encoding uncharacterized protein LOC121968593 codes for MRSMSTTELEKYEYSLLSQLLVCNWELMERIKRLSADYAESQAQETKLRSLAESWEKEAKAVKAEKSYLSEQMTKVLIELDKSKAESEETRSKVEGVSSMLEGAMTKLEGARTELQLVAKEKASLAVKLEWYEGDELADEM; via the exons ATGCGTAGTATGTCAACGACGGAGTTGGAGAAATACGAATATTCCTTACTGTCTCAG TTATTGGTGTGCAATTGGGAATTGATGGAGCGGATTAAGCGTCTCAGTGCAGATTATGCCGAGTCCCAAGCTCAAGAGACTAAGCTACGGTCCTTGGCTGAGTCCTGGGAAAAGGAGGCTAAGGCAGTCAAAGCTGAAAAATCGTACCTCTCTGAGCAGATGACTAAGGTCCTAATTGAACTAGATAAGAGCAAGGCTGAATCGGAGGAGACTCGATCCAAGGTGGAAGGGGTAAGCTCTATGCTAGAGGGAGCCATGACCAAGCTGGAGGGGGCGAGAACTGAGTTGCAATTGGTTGCGAAGGAGAAGGCATCTCTCGCAGTCAAGTTAGAGTGGTACGAGGGGGATGAGTTGGCTGACGAAATGTAG